From a region of the Synechococcus sp. PCC 7502 genome:
- a CDS encoding YdiU family protein, whose translation MTNPFFELNYEPALENLGEDYFDIVTAAKFPIHTLRWRNAQVLSQLGLDPNQVTDHDFIEAFGTFASVRPFLALRYHGYQFGEYNPNLGDGRGFLYGQVRGIDGELYDFGTKGSGRTPYSRTADGRLTLKGGVREVLAAEALHRLGVKTSRCLSLIETGEQLYRGDEPSPTRSSVMVRFSRSHIRFGTFERLHYLNRPDLIRKLLDHVIGVYYPHLLAFNSEERDPNFYAELVQRVAQLAAQWMVAGFCHGVLNTDNMSITGESFDYGPYAFIPNYDPKFTAAYFDYYRRYAYANQPAVCYWNLEMLQYPLKLVMAAADLDLGLAKFKDSYRQEYIDKMSLRLGLEPLLPPESAIAIQALEELITLTLEFLATTQMGYHDFFIQLKNSFSPNWREDLANIVLGFEGNLNEEQTQLLGNWRLLYHKFLSQIPMEQISEVSLKLHTYNPSKILLRPEIETVWEKITTDDNWQPFYELITEIQA comes from the coding sequence ATGACCAATCCATTTTTTGAACTTAACTACGAACCAGCCTTAGAAAATCTGGGTGAAGATTATTTTGATATCGTTACCGCCGCCAAATTTCCGATCCATACTCTGCGTTGGCGTAATGCTCAGGTCTTATCACAACTGGGCTTAGACCCCAATCAGGTTACAGATCATGATTTTATCGAAGCCTTTGGCACATTTGCATCGGTGAGACCATTTTTGGCATTACGTTATCACGGCTATCAGTTTGGTGAATATAATCCAAATCTTGGCGATGGTAGAGGTTTTTTATATGGACAGGTGCGGGGCATAGATGGAGAACTCTATGACTTTGGGACGAAAGGATCGGGACGCACACCCTATTCACGCACTGCCGATGGCAGATTAACCCTAAAAGGTGGCGTTAGAGAAGTTTTGGCAGCGGAGGCATTACATCGCTTAGGAGTTAAAACATCCAGATGTCTAAGCCTAATTGAAACAGGAGAGCAGTTGTATCGGGGGGATGAACCCTCGCCCACACGATCATCGGTAATGGTGCGGTTTAGCCGATCACATATTCGGTTTGGGACATTTGAGAGATTACATTACCTGAACCGTCCAGATTTAATTCGCAAGCTTTTAGATCACGTCATTGGGGTTTACTATCCGCACTTATTAGCCTTTAATTCAGAGGAACGAGATCCTAATTTTTATGCCGAATTAGTGCAAAGAGTGGCACAACTGGCTGCCCAGTGGATGGTGGCAGGTTTTTGTCATGGGGTCTTAAATACAGATAATATGTCGATTACGGGTGAGAGCTTTGACTATGGACCTTATGCTTTTATTCCCAACTATGATCCTAAATTTACGGCTGCATACTTTGATTATTACCGTCGCTATGCCTATGCTAATCAACCGGCTGTATGTTACTGGAATTTAGAAATGCTGCAATACCCACTTAAACTGGTGATGGCTGCTGCCGATCTGGATTTGGGATTAGCAAAATTTAAGGATTCTTACCGCCAAGAATACATCGATAAAATGTCCTTAAGATTAGGATTAGAGCCACTTTTACCCCCTGAGTCGGCGATCGCCATTCAAGCATTAGAAGAATTGATTACTTTGACCTTGGAATTTTTGGCAACAACCCAAATGGGATACCATGACTTTTTTATTCAGCTTAAAAATAGCTTTAGTCCGAACTGGCGCGAAGATTTAGCAAATATAGTTTTAGGATTTGAGGGCAATCTGAATGAGGAGCAAACTCAACTTCTGGGAAATTGGCGATTGCTTTACCATAAATTCCTAAGCCAAATCCCAATGGAGCAAATATCTGAAGTGAGCTTAAAGCTGCATACATATAACCCCAGCAAAATTTTGTTACGCCCCGAAATTGAGACGGTCTGGGAAAAAATTACCACCGATGATAATTGGCAGCCATTTTACGAATTAATTACAGAAATTCAGGCTTAA
- a CDS encoding peroxiredoxin — translation MSLEIGKPAPDFTLPSDRGDITLSRYQGKTNVLLAFYPADFSPLCTLEMQCFANDWTKFRELGAEILGINSDPIEKHSEFSKKLGLEFPLLSDRSKEVAKKYGVDDLLLGTKRAYFIIDIQGILRYKHIEFLPVFKRDDTELLVELRKLAT, via the coding sequence ATGTCTCTAGAAATCGGTAAACCTGCGCCAGACTTTACTCTCCCTAGTGATCGCGGTGATATAACCCTTAGCCGCTATCAAGGTAAAACCAATGTCCTACTTGCCTTTTATCCAGCAGATTTTAGCCCCCTTTGCACTTTGGAAATGCAGTGCTTTGCCAATGATTGGACTAAATTTAGAGAGCTAGGTGCGGAAATTTTAGGTATAAATTCTGATCCCATAGAAAAACATAGTGAGTTCTCAAAAAAATTAGGTTTGGAGTTTCCCCTATTAAGCGATCGCTCCAAGGAAGTTGCGAAAAAGTATGGAGTCGATGATTTATTACTAGGAACAAAGCGTGCCTATTTCATTATTGATATTCAAGGCATCTTGAGATATAAACACATTGAGTTTTTACCAGTATTTAAGCGAGATGATACGGAACTACTGGTAGAACTGCGTAAATTAGCTACCTGA
- a CDS encoding IS1 family transposase, with product MDHVTGGLLAYVLAPHQDQALVKLVNLLKPFGIKRFFTDAWGSYERILDPDTHLIGKKNTQKIERKHLTLRTRIKRLARKTICFSKSIVMHDIVIGLFINKYEFSFQSS from the coding sequence ATTGACCATGTAACTGGAGGACTCTTAGCTTATGTCTTAGCACCACATCAAGACCAAGCCTTAGTTAAGCTAGTGAATCTGCTAAAACCATTTGGCATCAAACGTTTTTTCACTGATGCTTGGGGATCATACGAAAGGATTCTTGACCCTGACACTCACTTGATCGGCAAGAAAAATACTCAGAAGATTGAACGTAAACATCTAACTTTGAGAACGAGGATTAAGCGTTTAGCCAGAAAGACGATTTGCTTTTCTAAATCTATTGTGATGCATGATATTGTCATCGGTTTGTTTATCAACAAATATGAGTTCTCATTTCAATCTTCTTGA
- a CDS encoding IS1-like element transposase, whose protein sequence is MRKTLILDYTYQGYRPEEEQIAEMAINGSGIRDTGRVLKISPNTVIKELKKRGRH, encoded by the coding sequence ATGCGAAAGACACTTATTCTTGATTACACCTATCAAGGGTATCGCCCAGAAGAAGAACAAATTGCAGAGATGGCAATCAATGGCAGTGGCATCAGGGATACAGGTCGAGTATTGAAGATTAGTCCCAATACTGTAATCAAGGAGTTAAAAAAAAGAGGAAGACATTGA